In the Ranitomeya imitator isolate aRanImi1 unplaced genomic scaffold, aRanImi1.pri SCAFFOLD_325, whole genome shotgun sequence genome, one interval contains:
- the LOC138653708 gene encoding histone H1C-like, producing MMAETAPAAAPPPAEPAAKSKKQPKKSAAKKSNKPSGPSVSELIVKAVSASKERSGVSLAALKKALSAGGYDVEKNNSRLKLAVKALVTKGALLQVKGSGASGSFKLNKKQETKDKVAKTKPAAAAKPKKPAAAKKAAKSPKKPKKAPTAAKKSPKKAKKPAAAKKAAKSPKKPKAAPKPKKVTKSPAKKAAKPAKSPAKKAAKAKKPAAKK from the coding sequence atgatggcagagaccgcgccagccgccgctccccctcccgcagaaccggccgccaaatccaagaagcagccgaaGAAATCTGCTGCCAAGAAGAGCAATAAACCCTCCGGCCCCAGCGTCTCCGAGCTGATCGTGAAAGCCGTGTCCGCCTCCAAGGAGCGCAGCGGGGTGTCTCTGGCCGCCCTGAAGAAGGCTCTGTCTGCTGGAGGATACGATGTAGAGAAGAACAACAGCCGCCTGAAGCTGGCCGTCAAGGCTCTGGTCACCAAGGGCGCCCTCCTCCAGGTGAAAGGCAGCGGCGCCTCCGGGTCCTTCAAGCTGAACAAGAAGCAGGAGACGAAGGACAAAGTGGCCAAGACGAAGCCAGCAGCTGCGGCCAAACCTAAGAAACCCGCTGCTGCCAAGAAAGCCGCCAAATCTCCGAAGAAGCCCAAGAAGGCTCCGACTGCGGCCAAGAAGAGCCCGAAAAAGGCCAAGAAGCCCGCAGCGGCCAAGAAAGCGGCCAAGAGCCCCAAGAAGCCGAAAGCCGCTCCCAAGCCCAAGAAGGTGACGAAGAGTCCGGCTAAGAAGGCGGCCAAACCCGCCAAGAGTCCGGCTAAGAAGGCTGCGAAAGCCAAGAAGCCCGCGGCTAAGAAATAA